CTGCTAAGAAGTCTACTGCTAAGAAGTCGACTGCTAAGAAGGCTACTAAGCGTAAGGCTGCTAAGAAGTCTACTGCTAAGAAGGCGCCTGCTCGAAAGAGAAAGGCGACACGTAGAAGGAAGTAATTTTCCCTCTATTGTAGTTAGTAATACTCTACTCCGTCTCGACTTGATCGCAGACGGGGTGGAGTTTTTTTTCGCAAAAAATTAGCCCACCAGGGGTCTGAACAGATTCAAAGCTCACGCGGACTAGAAACCGAGATCCACACCAACCCTATTAGCCAAGAGCCGTTCAGTGCCGAGCTGAGACCCAAAGAGCTGGCCCCCAGAGAATATAATTCGAAACTCCCAAGCACTACTGCCATCTAGCCCATCTCGCAAGGGAGCAGCCACATCAATTCTCACCACACGCTCTCCGTTCGAACGCGGGAAACCGACTCGCAGCCCGAAACCAACATCAGAGTACATTTCATCAGTAAAAAGCTCTCTTATTGGCTCATGAGTAGCTCC
Above is a genomic segment from bacterium containing:
- a CDS encoding DNA-binding protein, whose product is AKKSTAKKSTAKKATKRKAAKKSTAKKAPARKRKATRRRK